The genome window GTTGGCAAACAATCGGACAAACGCGTAATTTTATCAAAAAATAGCTCTTCTATTTAAAATGAGGCAAATTTACTTATTTATACTATTGCAATTTAACTTAGCTATTGGTAAGAACGTGAATCATTTTGTGCTACTTTCATTCTATCCCATTCCATCCTATGATGCACACCATGTCCAATAGTAGTAAAAGAAATCTATATATTGTTATTCCCAAAAAAAATTAATAATTAACATCTGGAGGTTAATCGTGACAGATAGGCAAGAAATAATCAAAAATCAAGTGGATGTCGAGCGGTTTAGAGAAGATTTATTGAATTGGTTTATAGAGGAACAAAGGGAGCTGCCATGGAGACAAGATCAAGATCCCTATAAAGTATGGGTATCTGAAATCATGCTTCAGCAAACAAAGGTGGATACGGTTATTCCCTATTTTAACCGATTCATTTCTCAATTTCCAACCATTGAGGCGTTGTCGAAGGCTGAAGAAGAAAAAGTACTGAAGGCCTGGGAAGGATTAGGCTATTATTCAAGAGCGCGTAATTTACATGCTGCTGTTAAGGAAGTGCATGAAAAGTATGGGGGCAAAGTGCCAGATACTCCGAAAGAAATTGCGTCCTTAAAAGGGGTAGGACCGTATACAGCAGGTGCAATTTTGAGTATAGCATATGGGGTTCCAGAACCTGCTGTTGATGGCAATGTAATGAGAGTTTTATCGAGGATTCTCTCGATTTGGGAAGATATTGCAAAACCAAAAACAAGAAAGACATTTGAAGAAGCAGTACGTGTGCTGATCTCGCATGAGAATCCGTCCTTTTTCAATCAAGCACTTATGGAGCTCGGTGCCTTAATCTGTACCCCAACATCTCCTTCGTGCCTGCTTTGTCCAGTAAGAGAGCATTGTCATGCTTTTGAGGATGGGACAGTAACAGAGCTGCCTGTAAAGACAAAAACGAAGAAACAAAAGTCAATTCAGCTTGCGGCAGTCGTTTTAACAGATGAAGAGGGAAGAACATTGATTCATAAGCGCCCGAATACAGGATTGCTGGCAAATCTATGGGAGTTTCCTAATATGGAAATTGTTCAAGTGTTAAAAAGCGAGAAAGCGCAGCTTGAGGAAAAGCTGTTAGAAGACTATCAGGCTAAAGTAGAAGTTGGCGAAATGATTACTAGGATTGAACATGTTTTTTCTCATTTGATCTGGAACATCAATGTATATAGCGGAAAATTAATAGAGTTAAAAGAGGAGAAAGAAGATATCAGAAGAGTAAATGCGGATGAAATTGCACCATTCCCATTCCCTGTGTCTCATCAGAAAATGCTGAAATTTTTACCAGAGCAAGTGAAGAAAGGGTGACCATATGTGGTCATCCTTTCTTATTCATAGCTTACTTCTGTCCCATGTGTATAATCAGCTTCGTTCCTTTTTAACCCGCCTCTATTTTCGATTTCCTCTATGATGCTGCGGTGAATACTGGCACCTTCGCTATTGAGATAAGGGGTCATTTGCTGCAAGGAGTGGTGAAAGTAGGCAAGTTCATCATCTTTCCAATCTGATTTAGCGATCATGGCTAATTTGGTTATATCTCTGCCAACATACATAGGTTATACCTTCCTTTACTTTTACCGTTTTCTCCTCTATTGTGTGGATGTTGATTGCGAACTATGCATGAATAGAGGTAAAATGAGAAGTAAATGGATGGGAAAGGAATTAATAAGAATGACAAACAAAGTAGCATTAATTACAGGCAGCAGTAGAGGAATCGGAAAGGCAACAGCCATTCGCTTAGCCAAACAAGGCTATGATATTGTTATCAACTATGCAAGAAGCAAAAAGGCAGCGCAAGAAACTGCTGACGAGATTACGGCGCTTGGTAGAAAAGTGCTTCTAGTAAAAGCCAATGTTGGAGATGTAGACAAAATAAAGGCGATGTTTGCAGAAGTAAAAGCAGAGTTTGGTCGTTTGGATGTATTTATTAACAACGCAGCATCTGGGGTATTACGACCAATTATGGAATTGGAAGAGTCTCATTGGAATTGGACAATGAATATTAATAGTAAAGCCTTATTATTCTGTGCGCAAGAAGCAGCGAAGCTAATGGATAAAGGTGGAAAAATCGTTAGCATCAGCTCTCTAGGAGCGATTCGCTATTTAGAAAACTATACAACGGTTGGAGTGAGTAAAGCTGCTGTAGAAGCCTTAACTAGATATTTAGCGGTTGAATTAGCACCAAAAAATATTGTAGTAAATGCCGTTTCAGGTGGAGCGGTTGATACTGAGGCATTGACACATTTTCCAAACAGAGAAGAGTTGCTTCAAGCGGCAGCTGAAAAAACACCAGCAGGCAGAATGGTGGAAATGGAAGATCTCGTCAATACAGTGATGTTCTTAGTAAGCGATGATGCAAGCATGATAAGAGGACAAACGATTATTGTGGATGGCGGTATTTCGTTGTTAGTATAAGCGGTTTGTCTGGCGGAAAAAGGAGATTTCCTATAAAGGAGAACTCCTTTTTCTTTTTATTGGATTGGATTTTATTGGTAATAAAAAACTTTGGATAGAAACGAAACGTCTGGGACAAATTAATAGGCGTGGAGGTGATATTCATGGCTAAAAAAGCTGGTGCTACACAAAGTGGAACTAACATTCAAGAAGTAAAACAACAAAACGCTCAAGCAGGCCAAGGTCAACAATTTGGTACTGAATTTGCAAGCGAAACAAACGCTTCAGAAGTAAGAAAACAAAATCAACAAGCTGAATCTAGAAAATCTCAAAACACAAGCAAATAATGCAAACAAAGGGCACTTCACTTACGGGAGAGTGCCCTTTGCTTTTGTTATAGAAACTTTTTTATGTTCGACAAAACTTCTTCTTTGTCTACAGAAGTAGTCAAAGGAATTAACATACATACGAAGAAATAGTAAAAGGTAGAGTTAATAGAAAAAGGGCCGTTCCCTTTTTATAAAATGAAACATATAAATCAATACAGTACCTAAAAATGAAGAGTAGGATGTGTTTTTTCATGGATGTATTTAACGGTTTAGTTGGAGAGCAAATGCGAATTATGGAAAAACTGCTCTATTTACAAGGAGAATTAGAAAGATGCGAAGAGATAGAAGAACAACTACAAATTCTCCAAAAAGAAACAGAACTAAAAGAAGTGCAAATAGAAATCAGCAATATGAAGGAAGAGCTAAAGAAAATACAAAAAATCTTTGAATTACAAACAGAAAAAGTCATTAAAGTCTACCAAGAAAATGAGCTGAAACTATCATCTAGTTCATAAAAATATGGAATATTTAAAACCATTGTGTAATTTCAATGGTTCTTTTGTTTTAAATTTACTAGAGAACCGTTATAATAAGAAATAAGAAAAAAGAGGAATCGTACTTTGTTGCCTTAAAGGAAATAATGAATCGCTTTTAGTATGTAACAGGTTACAAAGCGTCCGTAAATAGAAAGTAGGGGAGAAATAAAAATGGGCGTACCTATCGAGGGTGAACCAATACAAATTCACAGTTATAAGCATAATGGGCACATCCATCGAATCTGGGACGAAACAACAATACTTAAAGGGACGCAGAACTTAATTATAGGTGGCAATGATCGTACAATTGTTACGGAATCAGATGGAAGAACGTGGGTAACACGTGAACCGGCAATCTGTTATTTTCATTCCCAACAATGGTTTAATGTCATTGGCATGCTTAGAGAAGATGGCATTCATTATTATTGCAACCTAAGCTCACCGTTTATATACGATGGAGAGGCACTTAAGTATATTGATTATGATTTGGACATCAAAATCTTTCCAGATATGACATTCAATTTACTAGATGAAGATGAGTATGAACGTCACCGCCAAGAAATGAAATATCCAGAGGTCATTGATCGTATTTTGAAGACGCAAGTAACGCAATTAATACATTGGATAAGACAAAGAAAAGGTCCCTTTGCACCAGATTTTGTTGATTTGTGGTATGAAAGATACTTAACGTACAGAAGTTAATATGGATGACTGAAAAAAGCATGTTGAATTTCAGCAGGCTTTTTTCTTATGCATTCGCTGCGAATAGTGATAAAATGGTCTATTGTTATTAAAACGATTAAGAGTGACATTATTTTCAAAGATTGATGGCTCGTGGGCTGTTTTGGTTTGGGGGATTGAGTGGATTTTTAGAGAGGATTGATTCTGTGCCCGATTTGGCTTTGAAAGCGAGTCGAAGGGAAAAGAGAGGCGCTCTCCGTGCCCAAAGTGAAAAGGAAATGTGTGAAAAGGGAAAAGAGAAGCGTGCTCTGTGCCCGAAATGAAAAGGAAATGTGTGAAAAGGGAAAAGAGAAGCGTGCTCTGTGCCCGAAATGAAAAGGAAATGTGTAAAAAGGGAAAAGAGAAGCGATCTCCATGCCCGAACCAAAAGAAAAAGTGAAAAAAGGTAACAGAGAGCTTTTCTCTGTGCCCGTTTAGCATCAGTAAAAATCAAAAGCGCACAGATCAGATCAGCCACACTCAACCGTTTACGCGCTATCTTTCACAGTATTTTTAACAGAATGACGAAAATTAAGTTTTCCAAACACAAAAAAAGGAAAAAGAACAAATGCAACATAGAGAGGGGAGTATATGTGGACAGTATTAAGAGGTATATGACCTTTGTAAAGCCATACCGATGGCAAATCATTGGGACGATCATTATCGGCATTGTGAAATTTGCCATTCCGCTATTAATTCCATTGTTATTAAAATATGTAATTGATGATATTATTAACAATTCAGCCTTAGATCAGGCCACTAAAATGAGCAATCTGTGGACAATCATGATCATTATGACAATTGTCTTTATCGTGGTGAGACCACCGATTGAATACTATCGTCAATATTTCGCTCAATGGACTTCTAATAAAATTCTTTATGATATTAGAGATCAGCTTTTTATGCATCTGCAAAAATTAAGCCTAAAATATTATTCCAATACCCGTGCAGGGGAAGTTATTTCCCGTGTCATAAATGACGTAGAACAAACGAAAAATTTTATTTTAACGGGCTTAATGAATTTATGGCTAGATGCCGTAACGATTTTGATTACAATCGGAATCATGTTCACGATGGATGTAAAGTTAACATTTGTCTCTATTATTTTACTGCCGTTTTACGCGCTTTCCGTCAGCTACTTTTTTGGAAATTTACGTAAATTAACAAGAGAAAGATCCCAAGCTTTAGCAGGCGTACAAAGCTTTCTCCATGAAAGAGTCCAAGGGATTTCAGTTATTAAAAGCTTTGCGACAGAAGATCATGAACAAAAGCATTTCCAAAAGTATAATAATACCTTCTTGGAAAAAGCGGTCAATCATACGAAATGGAATGCGAAAGCGTTCGCTGTCGTCAATACGATTACCGATATTTCTCCATTGATTGTAATTGCCTATTCAGGCTATCAAGTATTGAATGGCGATTTATCGCTAGGAGCGATGATGGCATTTTTTGCTTATATTGAAAGATTATATAATCCATTGAGAAGATTAGTGAATTCTTCTACGACATTAACACAGTCTATCGCATCAATGGACAGGGTGTTTGATTTAATTGATGAAAAATATGATATCCAAGATAAACCAAATGCGGTTCCTTGTACAAATGTAAAAGGAGATATTACCTTTGAAGAAGTGGACTTTGCTTATGAGACAAACGATCCGAAAGTATTAGACAATATTTCCTTACATATTAAACAAGGAGAGACAGTAGCATTTGTTGGGATGAGCGGTGGCGGTAAGTCTTCCTTGATAAGTCTTATTCCAAGATTCTTTGATGTAACGGGAGGAAGAATTCTCTTAGATGGAATAGATATCAGAGATGTGCAAGCACGTTCCTTACGAGATCAAATTGGGATGGTTCTGCAAGAAAATATTCTCTTCAGTGAATCGATTAGGGAAAATATTATGATAGGAAAGCCTAATGCAACTGAAGAGGAAGTAATTGCCGCTGCTAAAGCTGCCAATGCGCATGACTTTATCACCCAGCTTCCAGAAGGGTATGAAACAAAAGTGGGCGAAAGAGGCGTGAAATTAAGCGGCGGCCAGAAGCAAAGAGTAGCAATTGCACGTGTATTCTTGAAAAACCCGCCAATCTTAATTTTGGACGAGGCTACTTCTGCTTTAGACTTGGAAAGTGAACAGTCCATTCAAGAATCATTGGAAGAACTGGCTAAAGACAGAACGACCTTGATTGTGGCCCATCGTCTATCTACGATTACTCATGCCGATCGCATCATTTTAATTGAACATGGAAAAATTATGGAAGATGGTACACATGAGGAACTAATGAAATTGCAAGGTCATTATCATGATCTATTTCAAATTCAGCAATTGGGAAATTAGAGATGAAAAAAAGGATCCAGAAGCAAGTTTCTGGATCCTTTTATATAAAGATTTTACTCTTCAATCGTTACATCGGCTTCATGCTGATGATGAACTTGAATGGAAGTGATTAATGTATCAAGATGCTCTACATTCTCATCATATTCAATGATGGCAGAAACAATTTGCATCATATGATATTGCTTTAATTCTTCTTCATTTTCAAGTACGGATGGTTCTGTCTCTTTATAATAAAGCATTAACTCTTGGAAAAGTATGTTTCGATCAAGAGAAATGCTGCCTTCTTCAAAAACAACATTAGGCTTTACTTTTCCAATAAATTTAAGCATGACATGTTCATGATGGTGAATAAGGCAATCAAGCTGCTGTTGAATAATATTTTGAAAATCCTCCGGCAAACTTAATAACTCATTTTCATATCGATGAATCTTTTTCAAGGTTTGAAAAGATTTCTTTAATGTGGCAATCATTTGCCGGTAAATGACTAATTTTCTCGTTTTTAATAAAGTTGTTTTTTTAAAATAATTCCGCTCTTCTTTGTACAGGATATATAACTGATCAATGCGCATTAAACGTTCCGACATTTTATCGATATCGTTCTTTAACAGACTATGTTCTGATGCATGTCTAATGTTTAGGCGGATCCATTTTGTTATTTCCTCACTTAAATCGGAAATTTGATTGTACAATTTATTTTCATACTTAGGTGGTATAAAAATCAGATTGACAGTCGAAGCAGAAAGAATTCCGAGCATTACTGTCGAGAAGCGAATAATTGCAAAGGTAATGAAGTCATCTGTAGGTGATTCCATAATGGCAATCAAGGTAACCACAGATAAAGTAATTGTCTTTTCTAAGTTTAATTTTAAGTTAATTGTAATAACAATGATGGCGGCAAGTCCAATAATAAAAACGTTGTTACCAAAGCTTAATACAAAGATGACTGCGATAATAGCACCAATGATATTGCCTCGTACTTGGTCAATGATCGATAAATAAGAACGATAGACAGTTGGCTGTATAGCAAAAATGGCAGAAATTCCTGCGAAAACAGGAGTTGGTGCATTTAAAAGTTGCGCTAGAAATAAAGCTAACACGATGGCGATTCCTGTTTTCAGAACGCGCGCTCCTAATGTCATAAATAAGTGTTCCTTTCATTTAATCTTTCTAACTATTTTCTTATACCCCTTACTTTTTGCGAAAAACACGAAAAGTAAACACAATAATGTACTATACATTGATTAGATGTGAACTTCAATAGACTGATGACTAATTTTTTCTTTTTTCGAAGGATTTTAAAAAAATGGACATATTGTTGTTAAAATTGAAATGATTTTACATAGTAGGAGAGGTAAAAAACGTAGTAATAGGGTGGTAGTTTTCATTAGTAAAAAAGGTCCAGAATTCCTCTGAACCTTTTTCTAAACTTAAAACTTATATTCTTCTTTTAATGCAGCGAATGCTTGGTCAACTGCGTGCAGGGTTGCTTCGATGTCTTCTTCTGTATGCGCGATTGTGATGAACCATGCTT of Niallia circulans contains these proteins:
- the mutY gene encoding A/G-specific adenine glycosylase produces the protein MTDRQEIIKNQVDVERFREDLLNWFIEEQRELPWRQDQDPYKVWVSEIMLQQTKVDTVIPYFNRFISQFPTIEALSKAEEEKVLKAWEGLGYYSRARNLHAAVKEVHEKYGGKVPDTPKEIASLKGVGPYTAGAILSIAYGVPEPAVDGNVMRVLSRILSIWEDIAKPKTRKTFEEAVRVLISHENPSFFNQALMELGALICTPTSPSCLLCPVREHCHAFEDGTVTELPVKTKTKKQKSIQLAAVVLTDEEGRTLIHKRPNTGLLANLWEFPNMEIVQVLKSEKAQLEEKLLEDYQAKVEVGEMITRIEHVFSHLIWNINVYSGKLIELKEEKEDIRRVNADEIAPFPFPVSHQKMLKFLPEQVKKG
- the fabL gene encoding enoyl-[acyl-carrier-protein] reductase FabL; the protein is MTNKVALITGSSRGIGKATAIRLAKQGYDIVINYARSKKAAQETADEITALGRKVLLVKANVGDVDKIKAMFAEVKAEFGRLDVFINNAASGVLRPIMELEESHWNWTMNINSKALLFCAQEAAKLMDKGGKIVSISSLGAIRYLENYTTVGVSKAAVEALTRYLAVELAPKNIVVNAVSGGAVDTEALTHFPNREELLQAAAEKTPAGRMVEMEDLVNTVMFLVSDDASMIRGQTIIVDGGISLLV
- a CDS encoding gamma-type small acid-soluble spore protein; protein product: MAKKAGATQSGTNIQEVKQQNAQAGQGQQFGTEFASETNASEVRKQNQQAESRKSQNTSK
- a CDS encoding YgaB family protein, which produces MDVFNGLVGEQMRIMEKLLYLQGELERCEEIEEQLQILQKETELKEVQIEISNMKEELKKIQKIFELQTEKVIKVYQENELKLSSSS
- a CDS encoding nucleoside tri-diphosphate phosphatase, whose amino-acid sequence is MGVPIEGEPIQIHSYKHNGHIHRIWDETTILKGTQNLIIGGNDRTIVTESDGRTWVTREPAICYFHSQQWFNVIGMLREDGIHYYCNLSSPFIYDGEALKYIDYDLDIKIFPDMTFNLLDEDEYERHRQEMKYPEVIDRILKTQVTQLIHWIRQRKGPFAPDFVDLWYERYLTYRS
- a CDS encoding ABC transporter ATP-binding protein; this translates as MDSIKRYMTFVKPYRWQIIGTIIIGIVKFAIPLLIPLLLKYVIDDIINNSALDQATKMSNLWTIMIIMTIVFIVVRPPIEYYRQYFAQWTSNKILYDIRDQLFMHLQKLSLKYYSNTRAGEVISRVINDVEQTKNFILTGLMNLWLDAVTILITIGIMFTMDVKLTFVSIILLPFYALSVSYFFGNLRKLTRERSQALAGVQSFLHERVQGISVIKSFATEDHEQKHFQKYNNTFLEKAVNHTKWNAKAFAVVNTITDISPLIVIAYSGYQVLNGDLSLGAMMAFFAYIERLYNPLRRLVNSSTTLTQSIASMDRVFDLIDEKYDIQDKPNAVPCTNVKGDITFEEVDFAYETNDPKVLDNISLHIKQGETVAFVGMSGGGKSSLISLIPRFFDVTGGRILLDGIDIRDVQARSLRDQIGMVLQENILFSESIRENIMIGKPNATEEEVIAAAKAANAHDFITQLPEGYETKVGERGVKLSGGQKQRVAIARVFLKNPPILILDEATSALDLESEQSIQESLEELAKDRTTLIVAHRLSTITHADRIILIEHGKIMEDGTHEELMKLQGHYHDLFQIQQLGN
- a CDS encoding FUSC family protein → MTLGARVLKTGIAIVLALFLAQLLNAPTPVFAGISAIFAIQPTVYRSYLSIIDQVRGNIIGAIIAVIFVLSFGNNVFIIGLAAIIVITINLKLNLEKTITLSVVTLIAIMESPTDDFITFAIIRFSTVMLGILSASTVNLIFIPPKYENKLYNQISDLSEEITKWIRLNIRHASEHSLLKNDIDKMSERLMRIDQLYILYKEERNYFKKTTLLKTRKLVIYRQMIATLKKSFQTLKKIHRYENELLSLPEDFQNIIQQQLDCLIHHHEHVMLKFIGKVKPNVVFEEGSISLDRNILFQELMLYYKETEPSVLENEEELKQYHMMQIVSAIIEYDENVEHLDTLITSIQVHHQHEADVTIEE